The following coding sequences are from one Parafrankia discariae window:
- a CDS encoding Gfo/Idh/MocA family oxidoreductase, with the protein MRQAVQSAGGGEVRVVDVPRPSIGPTEVLVETAATVVSAGTERAVTKLAQAGLLAKARARPDLVRRVVDKARTDGVLDAVRGVRTRLATDMPLGYSGSGRVVEVGLAVDGIRPGDLVATGGGGWANHAEYQAVPGLLCARVPEGVGAADAAFATIASIALHGLRLAEVGPGAKVVVIGLGLVGQLAARLAQASGCDVAGVDLADLPLRTAGATGVLALRESGAATTAAAREWSRGRGADAVLVCAAGGAGDPVMRATELARDRGRLVVVGDVPLKLERGPFYDKELTLRVARSYGPGRYERGYEQWGVDYPAGQVRWTEGRNQEAVLDLLGSGRLRVADLVTHAFPIEQAPAAYDLVASRREPYLAIRFDYPRPRAHPAETLAGAGAGAGADPAGAAPGRRPDRPRARRGDRVGWIGAGNFSASVLLPAFRAAGFERFISVTSASGRSAGAFAHRHGFTGTAAGVDQLLDDDDIDVVVIATPHSTHARLAVAALERGRHVWCEKPLALDPAELRAVEQAAASGGGVLMVGLNRRFSPAVVEARRRTAERDGPLSIVYRIAAGPVPADHWYGDRAEGGRLLGEVCHFVDTCAALAGSRVEAVTALPGRAGEALLAEDLAVTLRHVDGTLSTIAYSSARPRECRKEAVEALAGRRHLRIDDFRELLVDGEPVWKGTQDKGHRAAARAFLQMCRGGRDDVTTELIMSSRAVLAAAASLGTGAAHQAGGAGDDDPRGGVGVPAPREPGPVPWLEETDQGSGPGTGQGTGQG; encoded by the coding sequence ATGAGGCAGGCGGTGCAGTCAGCCGGGGGTGGCGAGGTCCGGGTCGTCGATGTGCCGCGTCCGTCCATCGGCCCGACCGAGGTCCTGGTCGAGACCGCGGCCACCGTCGTCTCGGCCGGCACGGAACGCGCGGTGACGAAGCTGGCGCAGGCCGGGCTGCTCGCGAAGGCCCGGGCCCGCCCCGACCTGGTCCGCCGGGTGGTGGACAAGGCCCGCACCGACGGTGTCCTGGACGCCGTGCGAGGGGTGCGTACCCGGCTGGCCACGGACATGCCGTTGGGCTACAGCGGCAGCGGCCGGGTCGTCGAGGTCGGGCTGGCCGTGGACGGCATCCGTCCCGGGGATCTGGTCGCGACCGGTGGCGGCGGCTGGGCGAACCACGCCGAGTACCAGGCGGTACCCGGCCTGCTGTGCGCCCGGGTGCCCGAGGGGGTCGGCGCCGCCGACGCCGCCTTCGCGACCATCGCCTCGATCGCGCTGCACGGGCTGCGCCTCGCCGAGGTCGGTCCCGGCGCGAAGGTCGTGGTCATCGGGCTCGGCCTCGTCGGCCAGCTCGCCGCCCGCCTCGCCCAGGCCAGCGGCTGCGACGTGGCCGGCGTCGACCTCGCCGACCTGCCGCTGCGCACCGCCGGGGCCACCGGCGTGCTCGCCCTGCGGGAGTCCGGCGCCGCGACGACGGCGGCGGCGCGGGAGTGGAGTCGGGGCCGCGGCGCGGACGCCGTGCTGGTCTGCGCGGCCGGCGGCGCCGGCGACCCGGTGATGCGCGCGACGGAGCTGGCCCGGGACCGCGGCCGTCTCGTCGTCGTCGGCGACGTCCCGTTGAAACTCGAACGCGGGCCGTTCTACGACAAGGAGCTCACGCTGCGGGTCGCCCGCTCCTACGGGCCGGGCCGGTACGAGCGCGGCTACGAGCAGTGGGGGGTCGACTATCCGGCCGGGCAGGTTCGCTGGACGGAGGGCCGCAACCAGGAGGCCGTGCTGGACCTGCTCGGCTCCGGGCGGCTGCGGGTCGCCGACCTGGTGACGCACGCCTTTCCCATCGAGCAGGCCCCGGCCGCCTACGACCTCGTCGCGTCCCGGCGGGAGCCGTACCTGGCCATCCGCTTCGACTACCCCCGCCCGCGGGCGCATCCGGCCGAGACACTGGCCGGGGCCGGGGCCGGGGCCGGGGCCGATCCGGCCGGCGCGGCGCCGGGTCGCCGGCCGGATCGCCCGCGCGCCCGTCGCGGTGACCGGGTCGGCTGGATCGGCGCGGGCAACTTCTCCGCCTCCGTGCTGCTGCCGGCCTTCCGGGCCGCCGGCTTCGAGCGGTTCATCAGCGTCACCTCCGCCAGCGGCCGCTCGGCCGGGGCCTTCGCGCACCGGCACGGCTTCACCGGGACGGCGGCCGGGGTCGACCAGCTGCTCGACGACGACGACATCGACGTGGTGGTGATCGCGACCCCGCACTCGACCCACGCCCGCCTGGCGGTCGCCGCGCTCGAACGCGGCCGGCACGTGTGGTGCGAGAAACCGCTGGCCCTCGACCCGGCCGAGCTGCGGGCGGTCGAACAGGCGGCGGCGTCCGGCGGCGGGGTGCTGATGGTGGGCCTCAACCGCCGGTTCTCGCCGGCGGTCGTCGAGGCCCGGCGGCGCACCGCCGAACGCGACGGCCCACTGAGCATCGTCTACCGGATCGCGGCCGGCCCGGTGCCGGCCGACCACTGGTACGGGGACCGGGCCGAGGGCGGGCGGCTGCTCGGCGAGGTCTGCCACTTCGTCGACACCTGCGCCGCGCTGGCGGGCAGCCGGGTCGAGGCGGTGACCGCCCTGCCCGGCCGGGCAGGCGAGGCGCTGCTCGCCGAGGACCTGGCCGTGACGCTGCGGCACGTCGACGGCACGCTGTCGACCATCGCCTACAGCTCGGCCCGGCCGCGCGAGTGCCGCAAGGAGGCGGTCGAGGCGCTCGCCGGCCGGCGTCACCTGCGGATCGACGACTTCCGGGAGCTGCTCGTCGACGGCGAACCGGTCTGGAAGGGCACGCAGGACAAGGGCCACCGGGCGGCGGCGCGCGCCTTCCTGCAGATGTGCCGCGGCGGCCGGGACGACGTGACGACCGAACTGATCATGTCGTCCCGGGCGGTGCTGGCCGCCGCCGCGAGCCTGGGCACCGGGGCCGCGCACCAGGCGGGGGGTGCGGGTGACGATGATCCGCGCGGCGGCGTGGGGGTGCCGGCGCCACGCGAGCCCGGTCCCGTGCCCTGGCTCGAGGAGACG